The DNA segment CGGGATTAATGAGATGTGCAGAAGATCCAAAAAAGCAGCGGCTTTACACGATAGGCTGTTCGACAGGCCGATCGTGTCTGTAAAAGATGTAGCCAGGATGATGGAAGTGACATTTCCTACTGCAAATGACCTGTCCGCAAGGCTTATCCGCGCAGGCATACTTAAAGAAATAACCGGAAAGACACGCGGCAGGATGTTTGCTTACAAGAGCTATTTAGATCTACTTAAGAAAGAATGAAATATCCGAAACAATAGGCGGACCTATGGCGAAAGATTCGAAGTGCGGACATTGCGAACATAAGCAGCCATTCTATAAAGATAAATTATTTATCGTTTCTGCCGTTTTGGCCGCGCTCGTAGCGCTGTCTTATTTTATACCTCTTTTAATCCCTTTCAGAGAAGCGTTCTTCATGTATCTTGGAAAAATCTGGTGGGCCATACTTCTGGGGCTCGCAATCGGCGGGCTGATAGATTATTATGTCCCGCGCGAATATATTTCGCTTATTCTCGCAAGCCCGGAAAAAAAGACGATATTCTATTCGGTCATCCTCGGATTTTTTATGAGCACCTGCTCGCACGGCATTCTGGCGCTCGCCATACAACTCCACAAAAAAGGCGCATCCACTCCAGCCGTGATCGCATTTTTGCTGGCAAGCCCGTGGGCCAATATGGCGCTTACAATAATGCTTATAGGATTTTTCGGCCTTAAAGCGCTTTACATAATATTTTCGGCGATACTTATTGCGATAATAACGGGATTTATTTATCAGTTTTTGGATAATAGGGGGCTGATAGAGAAGAATCCCAATATAGCGAAAGTCGAAAAAGGTTTTTCTATAACAGAAGACATAAAGAAGAGATTTAGAAGTTACAAAGTGACTTTGCCGGGACTAGGGGAAGATGTAATCGGCATTTATCGGGGGGCGGCCTCCTTGGCCGGCATGGTCCTATGGTGGATATTTATAGGTATGGCGCTTGCGAGCTTGGCAGGCGCGTACAT comes from the Candidatus Omnitrophota bacterium genome and includes:
- a CDS encoding permease, giving the protein MAKDSKCGHCEHKQPFYKDKLFIVSAVLAALVALSYFIPLLIPFREAFFMYLGKIWWAILLGLAIGGLIDYYVPREYISLILASPEKKTIFYSVILGFFMSTCSHGILALAIQLHKKGASTPAVIAFLLASPWANMALTIMLIGFFGLKALYIIFSAILIAIITGFIYQFLDNRGLIEKNPNIAKVEKGFSITEDIKKRFRSYKVTLPGLGEDVIGIYRGAASLAGMVLWWIFIGMALASLAGAYIPSHIFTSYMGPTFLGLLVTLAVATVIEVCSEGSSPLAFEIFRQTGAFGNSLVFLMAGVATDYTEIGLIWHNVGRRAAIWLPIITVPQILILGFLANILF